In Lycium ferocissimum isolate CSIRO_LF1 chromosome 11, AGI_CSIRO_Lferr_CH_V1, whole genome shotgun sequence, a single genomic region encodes these proteins:
- the LOC132037340 gene encoding pescadillo homolog: MPKHYRPAGKKKEGNAARYITRSQAVKYLQVSLSLFRKLCILKGIFPREPKKKVKGNHHTYYHTKDILFLKHEPLLEKFREMRAYEKKIKKAVSKKNRDLAERLLTRKPSYTLDMLIRERYPKFIDALRDLDDCLSMVHLFAALPAVEREKIPVNRVHNCRRLGHEWQAYISRTHRLRKTFISVKGIYYQAEIDGQKITWLTPHALQQVLPDDVDYNIMLTFLEFYETLLAFVNFKLYHSSNLKYPPILDPRLEALAADLYALSRYFDNRASMIESKATSVSESDVSKEPNYDESELRLAQLQQQIPSNEPGALMHLVQNAAETDEDDSETRECKTLFKDIKFFLSREVPRESLLFVIPAFGGIVSWDGEGAPFKETDQSVTHQIVDRPTQGHKFLSREYVQPQWIYDCVNARILLPVEEYVVGRIPPPHLSPFVDNEAEGYVPEYAETIKRLQAAARKEVLPMPGVGKEDLDDPQNLLVEGIIDRAEAIEAAQKKRKMSVLQKQYHDELKKELQSTQISAASDGNKESVCEHIDIEEDSLPDLSQSSKDADSMSQVVMSRKKRKLLKAMEIGQERKQASVDRLKERKRKIEQGKK, translated from the exons ATGCCTAAGCATTATAGGCCTGCA ggaaagaaaaaggaaggaaatgCAGCAAGATATATTACAAGATCACAAGCTGTTAAATACCTTCAAGTCAGTTTATCACTCTTCAG GAAGCTATGCATCTTGAAAGGTATTTTCCCCCGTGAACCAAAGAAAAAGGTTAAAGGAAACCACCATACCTACTATCACACTAAAGATATTTTGTTCCTTAAACATGAGCCCTTACTTGAGAAGTTCAGAGAAATGCGAGCATATGAGAAGAAGATCAAGAAAGCAGTCTCAAAGAAAAACCGGGATCTTGCTGAACGCCTGCTCACTCGCAAGCCCAGTTATACCCTTGACATGCTTATTCGAGAGAG GTACCCTAAATTCATTGATGCACTTAGAGATTTGGATGACTGCCTTAGTATGGTACACTTGTTTGCTGCATTGCCTGCTGTAGAGAGAGAGAAGATACCGGTAAACCGTGTCCATAACTGCCGAAG GTTGGGACATGAATGGCAGGCCTACATTTCTCGCACTCATAGACTAAGGAAAACATTTATATCGGTGAAAGGAATATATTACCAG GCAGAAATAGATGGGCAGAAAATCACTTGGTTAACTCCACATGCGTTGCAACAAGTACTTCCTGATGACGTTGACTACAACATCATGCTGACTTTCTTGGAATTTTATGAG ACACTCCTAGCTTTTGTTAATTTCAAGCTTTACCATTCAAGTAATTTGAAGTATCCTCCCATTCTTGATCCTCGGCTTGAAGCTTTAGCTGCTG ATCTTTATGCATTATCTAGGTACTTTGATAACAGAGCCTCCATGATAGAGTCAAAAGCCACTAGCGTCTCTGAATCTGATGTTAGTAAGGAGCCAAACTATGACGAATCTGAACTTAGactggctcaacttcaacaacagATTCCTTCCAATGAACCAGGTGCATTAATGCACCTTGTTCAAAATGCTGCAGAAACTGATGAAGATGATTCCGAAACCAGGGAATGCAAAACACTTTTCAAGGATATCAAGTTCTTCTTAAGTCGTGAG GTTCCCAGAGAGTCACTGTTGTTTGTTATCCCTGCTTTTGGTGGTATCGTTTCTTGGGATGGAGAAGGGGCACCATTTAAAGAGACTGACCAGAGTGTTACTCATCAG ATTGTTGATCGGCCAACTCAGGGCCACAAATTCCTTTCCCGAGAATATGTCCAGCCACAGTGGATTTATGATTGTGTTAATGCACGCATCCTTTTACCAGTTGAGGAATATGTCGTGGGAAG GATTCCTCCGCCACACTTATCACCTTTTGTTGATAATGAGGCGGAAGGCTATGTTCCTGAATATGCAGAGACCATCAAGCGTCTACAGGCAGCTGCAAGAAAAGAAGTGCTTCCAATGCCCGGGGTGGGCAAAGAGGATTTGGACGACCCTCAAAATTTACTTGTGGAAGGCATCATTGACCGTGCTGAAGCTATTGAAGCTGCTCAGAAAAAGCGGAAG ATGTCGGTTCTTCAGAAGCAGTATCATGATGAACTGAAAAAAGAACTTCAAAGTACCCAAATTTCTGCTGCTTCAGATGGGAATAAGGAGAGTGTTTGTGAGCACATTGATATTGAAGAAGATTCTCTTCCAGATTTAAGTCAAAGTTCCAAGGATGCAGACAGCATGTCCCAGGTTGTCATGTCACGGAAAAAGAGGAAGCTACTAAAAGCTATGGAG ATCGGCCAAGAGCGGAAACAAGCCAGTGTTGATCGGTTGAAAGAGAGGAAGAGAAAAATTGAACAAGGAAAGAAATAG